A genomic region of Arachis stenosperma cultivar V10309 chromosome 9, arast.V10309.gnm1.PFL2, whole genome shotgun sequence contains the following coding sequences:
- the LOC130949099 gene encoding uncharacterized protein LOC130949099, whose protein sequence is MALATNVSAQISSIPMLNGSNFKVWKDTVEIVLGCMNLDIALREEKLTSTPENLNEVKIEKWERSNRMSIMIMKRSIPEAFRGSITEDKDAKQFLKDVEKILYKE, encoded by the coding sequence ATGGCTTTAGCTACCAATGTTTCTGCGCAAATTAGCAGTATTCCTATGTTGAATGGTTCAAACTTTAAAGTTTGGAAGGATACCGTGGAGATTGTCCTCGGTTGTATGAATCTAGATATAGCTCTTCGAGAGGAGAAACTCACTTCCACTCCGGAAAACCTCAATGAGGTTAAAATAGAGAAGTGGGAGAGATCCAATCGAATGAGCATTATGATCATGAAACGCTCAATTCCTGAGGCGTTTCGGGGCTCAATTACTGAGGATAAAGATGCCAAACAGTTCCTAAAGGATGTAGAAAAAATTCTTTACAAAGAATGA